The Deinococcus koreensis genome window below encodes:
- a CDS encoding TlpA family protein disulfide reductase — protein MTDRSTPSPVPTPAPAPAAPAWRRLVPPLLAAALVGVLGYTLLRPAHNATTGGPLIGKAAPPFSLRSLDGPEVSLSELRGRPVVLNFWASWCGPCREEAPMFRELSARQGGASGVAILGILFQETNEKSARDFIQEYELAYPNLRDPGINTGVDYGVSGIPETVFIDREGVVQHMDRGGLTRERLNAGLTKIGVPGI, from the coding sequence ATGACTGACCGTTCCACCCCCTCTCCCGTTCCGACCCCGGCGCCGGCCCCTGCGGCCCCGGCCTGGCGCCGCCTCGTGCCGCCGCTGCTGGCCGCCGCGCTGGTGGGCGTGCTGGGCTACACGCTGCTGCGCCCCGCCCACAACGCCACCACGGGCGGCCCGCTGATCGGCAAGGCGGCGCCCCCCTTCTCGCTGCGTAGCCTGGACGGCCCGGAGGTCAGCCTGAGCGAGCTGCGGGGCCGCCCGGTGGTGCTGAACTTCTGGGCCTCGTGGTGCGGCCCCTGCCGCGAGGAAGCGCCGATGTTCCGCGAACTGAGCGCCCGGCAGGGCGGCGCCTCCGGGGTGGCCATCCTGGGCATCCTGTTCCAGGAGACGAACGAGAAGAGCGCCCGCGACTTCATCCAGGAATACGAGCTGGCCTACCCCAACCTGCGCGACCCGGGCATCAATACGGGCGTGGACTACGGCGTCTCGGGCATCCCCGAAACGGTCTTCATCGACCGTGAGGGGGTCGTGCAGCACATGGATCGGGGCGGCCTGACCCGCGAGCGCCTCAACGCGGGCCTGACCAAGATCGGCGTTCCGGGCATCTGA
- a CDS encoding cytochrome c-type biogenesis protein, translating to MFVRTLLGRSGPALRSLPWALCLLLTLALAAPPTLNPALESRAVAIQKNLRCPLCDTGESIADSRSDISVKMRSSVREQLAAGRSEAQIYDFFAQRYGNFVLLDPPKSGRNLLLWGGPLLALVGGGALWWSFLRRRRTAAGTPEQAPDAAEDFDSYLAQVRRETRPGGQP from the coding sequence GTGTTCGTCCGCACGCTCCTGGGCCGATCCGGCCCGGCCCTCCGCTCGCTGCCCTGGGCCCTGTGCCTGCTGCTGACCCTCGCCCTGGCCGCGCCACCGACGCTCAATCCGGCCCTGGAATCCCGCGCCGTGGCGATCCAGAAGAACCTGCGCTGTCCGCTGTGCGACACCGGGGAGTCGATCGCCGACTCGCGCAGCGACATCAGCGTCAAGATGCGCTCCAGCGTGCGTGAGCAGCTGGCCGCCGGCCGCTCCGAGGCCCAGATCTACGACTTCTTCGCCCAGCGCTACGGCAACTTCGTGCTGCTCGACCCGCCGAAGAGCGGGCGCAACCTGCTGCTGTGGGGCGGGCCGCTGCTGGCGCTGGTCGGCGGCGGGGCGCTGTGGTGGTCGTTCCTGCGCCGCCGCCGGACAGCGGCCGGTACCCCGGAGCAGGCGCCGGACGCGGCGGAGGACTTCGACTCGTATCTGGCCCAGGTGCGGCGTGAGACCCGTCCGGGCGGTCAGCCGTGA